The following proteins are encoded in a genomic region of Neisseria perflava:
- a CDS encoding riboflavin synthase subunit alpha, which produces MFTGIVQGMGKITDIAQPSPDFRTHTVELPPEIADNLQTGASVANNGCCLTITRIDGNKVSFDLMDETLRKTNLGSLKVGDSVNLERAARFGDEIGGHVMSGHVMAVTRISRIESSEFNRTVWFELPENLKPYILTKGFVGLDGCSLTIGEVSDSEFCVHLIPETLDRTLFGSRKEGDLINIEIDPQTQAVVDTVMRVLAQKAV; this is translated from the coding sequence ATGTTTACAGGCATCGTACAAGGCATGGGCAAAATTACAGACATCGCCCAACCTTCGCCCGACTTTCGTACCCACACTGTCGAGCTGCCCCCCGAAATCGCCGACAATCTGCAAACCGGCGCCTCTGTTGCCAACAATGGCTGCTGCCTGACCATTACCCGAATCGACGGCAACAAAGTCAGCTTTGATTTGATGGACGAAACCTTACGCAAAACCAATCTCGGCAGCTTGAAAGTTGGTGACAGTGTCAATTTGGAACGCGCGGCGCGGTTTGGCGATGAAATCGGCGGTCATGTGATGAGCGGCCATGTGATGGCGGTTACCCGAATTTCCCGTATCGAATCCAGCGAGTTCAACCGCACAGTCTGGTTTGAGCTGCCGGAAAACCTCAAACCCTACATCCTGACCAAAGGCTTTGTCGGTTTGGACGGTTGCAGCCTGACCATAGGCGAAGTCAGCGACAGCGAATTTTGCGTACACCTGATTCCGGAGACTTTGGATCGTACCCTGTTTGGCAGCCGCAAAGAAGGCGACCTCATCAATATTGAAATCGATCCGCAAACCCAAGCCGTTGTCGATACCGTGATGCGTGTATTGGCACAAAAGGCCGTCTGA
- a CDS encoding 23S rRNA (adenine(2030)-N(6))-methyltransferase RlmJ: MLSYRHAFHAGNHADMLKHFTLFLVLEYFNRKDKPYWYIDTHSGAGLYDLSGDEAQKVGEYKQGIVLLEQADKLPAELAEFVGRLKQILPQDNLYCGSPWLAQAITRDSDKMRLFELHPADFVHLQNNMREVRPARKVQVSQADGYQGLISLLPPPPRRAAVLIDPPYEEKQDYRRVVQVLKDALKRFETGCYMVWYPCLSREESRKLPDELKKIAPDNYLHAELHVHTPRSDGFGMHGSGMFVINPPYMLAEQLQNNLPELSKILAQDAGAHYVLESKTK, from the coding sequence ATGCTCAGCTACCGCCACGCCTTCCATGCCGGCAACCATGCCGATATGCTCAAGCACTTTACCCTCTTCCTTGTCCTCGAATATTTCAACCGCAAAGACAAGCCTTATTGGTATATCGATACGCACAGCGGTGCCGGTTTGTATGATTTGAGCGGCGATGAAGCGCAAAAAGTCGGCGAATACAAACAAGGCATTGTGCTCTTGGAACAAGCTGACAAGCTGCCTGCCGAATTGGCCGAATTTGTAGGCCGTCTGAAACAAATACTGCCGCAAGACAACCTTTACTGCGGCTCGCCTTGGCTGGCACAGGCGATCACGCGCGACAGCGACAAAATGCGCCTCTTTGAGCTGCACCCTGCCGATTTTGTCCACTTGCAAAATAATATGCGCGAAGTCCGTCCTGCGCGTAAAGTACAGGTCAGCCAAGCGGACGGTTACCAAGGCCTGATTTCACTTCTGCCTCCTCCGCCGCGCCGCGCCGCCGTCTTGATTGATCCGCCCTACGAAGAAAAACAAGACTACCGCCGTGTCGTCCAAGTTTTGAAAGATGCTTTGAAACGCTTTGAAACCGGCTGCTACATGGTTTGGTATCCCTGCCTGAGCCGCGAAGAAAGCCGCAAACTGCCGGACGAACTCAAAAAAATCGCTCCCGACAATTATCTGCACGCCGAGCTTCATGTCCATACGCCGCGCAGCGACGGTTTCGGTATGCACGGCAGCGGTATGTTCGTCATCAACCCGCCCTATATGCTTGCCGAACAGTTGCAAAACAATCTGCCCGAACTTTCCAAAATTTTGGCGCAAGATGCAGGTGCGCATTATGTATTGGAAAGCAAAACGAAATAA
- a CDS encoding class 1 fructose-bisphosphatase, whose translation MNTLNQFLAQHLPEHKLPQELASVLESVAAACLDINAKVRLGALSGVLGMAGTGNIQGEDQKKLDVIANNIMIDVLKANANIAGLASEEEDTYVATHENGGYLVLFDPLDGSSNIDVNISVGTIFSILAKPEGALTTESFLQKGRDQVAAGYVLYGPQTQLVLTVGHGVFVFTLDDANQFLLTKENPRVPESTKEFAINMSNQRHWFAPVQQYIDELLAGETGVRGKNYNMRWVASMVAEIHRILMRGGVFMYPQDKRDPSKPGKLRLMYEANPMSLLMEQADGASNNAIEAMLDIQPTGLHQRVAVFMGSREEVEYVYNLHQK comes from the coding sequence ATGAATACATTGAACCAATTCTTAGCCCAACACCTGCCCGAACACAAACTGCCGCAAGAGCTGGCCAGCGTATTGGAATCCGTAGCCGCCGCCTGTTTGGATATCAACGCCAAAGTCCGCCTCGGCGCACTTTCCGGCGTTTTGGGTATGGCAGGTACCGGCAACATCCAAGGCGAAGACCAAAAGAAACTCGATGTCATCGCCAACAACATCATGATTGATGTTTTAAAAGCCAATGCCAACATCGCAGGCCTTGCCAGCGAAGAAGAAGACACCTATGTCGCCACGCACGAAAACGGCGGCTATTTGGTATTGTTTGACCCGTTGGACGGCTCTTCCAATATCGACGTCAACATCTCCGTCGGCACCATTTTCTCCATTTTGGCGAAACCAGAAGGCGCATTGACTACCGAATCCTTCCTGCAAAAAGGCCGCGACCAAGTGGCTGCAGGCTATGTTTTATACGGTCCGCAAACACAACTGGTACTGACTGTCGGTCATGGCGTGTTCGTCTTCACTCTGGACGATGCCAACCAATTCCTGCTGACCAAAGAAAATCCGCGCGTTCCAGAATCTACTAAAGAATTCGCCATCAATATGTCCAACCAAAGACATTGGTTCGCCCCTGTTCAACAATACATTGACGAATTGCTGGCAGGCGAAACCGGCGTACGCGGCAAAAACTACAATATGCGCTGGGTAGCCAGCATGGTTGCCGAAATCCACCGCATCCTGATGCGCGGCGGCGTATTCATGTATCCGCAAGACAAACGCGACCCATCCAAACCGGGCAAACTGCGCCTGATGTACGAAGCCAACCCGATGAGCCTGCTTATGGAACAAGCCGACGGCGCATCAAACAACGCCATCGAAGCCATGCTCGACATCCAACCTACCGGCCTGCACCAACGTGTTGCCGTATTCATGGGCAGCCGCGAAGAAGTAGAATACGTTTACAATCTGCATCAAAAATAA
- the waaF gene encoding lipopolysaccharide heptosyltransferase II, giving the protein MSKKILIITPSWIGDCVMTQPLYRRLHELHPGSTIHAFAPKWSMAVFERMPEINRVMENPFGHGALELKKRWRIGRELGKEGYDQVIVLPGSLKSAIIALATGIKQRTGYVGESRYFLLNDIRKLDKAALPLMVDRYTALAHPTQADFNGHSDNPCFTIDPESRQAALAKHGLTTDKPILAFCPGAEYGPAKRWPARHFAELGRRYLAEGWQVWLFGSQKDFDIADEINRLSDGLCTNLCGKTNLPEAIDLLSCADTVVCNDSGLMHLAAALDRKLVAVYGSSSPDHTPPLSQKAKIVSLNLDCSPCFKRECPLGHTDCLNKLTPDRVQKAAEELARSA; this is encoded by the coding sequence ATGTCCAAAAAAATCCTGATTATTACCCCAAGCTGGATTGGTGACTGCGTCATGACCCAACCGCTTTATCGCCGTTTGCATGAACTGCATCCCGGCAGCACTATTCATGCTTTTGCCCCCAAATGGTCGATGGCTGTATTTGAGCGTATGCCTGAAATCAACCGTGTGATGGAAAATCCGTTTGGACATGGTGCGTTGGAATTGAAAAAACGTTGGCGTATCGGGCGTGAATTGGGAAAAGAAGGCTATGATCAAGTGATTGTTTTGCCCGGTTCGCTCAAATCCGCCATCATTGCCTTGGCTACGGGCATCAAGCAGCGTACGGGCTACGTCGGCGAGTCGCGCTATTTTTTGCTGAACGATATCCGTAAGTTGGATAAGGCAGCATTGCCTCTGATGGTTGACCGCTATACTGCGCTGGCGCATCCGACCCAAGCGGATTTTAACGGGCATTCAGATAATCCCTGTTTCACGATTGATCCCGAAAGCCGTCAAGCCGCTTTGGCAAAACATGGTTTGACGACGGATAAACCGATTTTGGCATTTTGTCCCGGTGCGGAATATGGCCCGGCCAAGCGTTGGCCTGCGCGTCATTTTGCCGAACTTGGCCGCCGCTATTTGGCTGAAGGTTGGCAGGTTTGGCTGTTTGGTTCGCAAAAAGATTTCGATATTGCAGATGAAATCAACCGACTTTCAGACGGCCTGTGTACCAATCTTTGCGGCAAAACCAATCTTCCGGAGGCGATTGATCTGTTGTCTTGCGCCGATACGGTCGTGTGCAACGACAGCGGTCTGATGCACCTTGCGGCCGCGCTTGATCGGAAATTGGTTGCGGTTTACGGCTCATCCAGCCCTGACCATACGCCGCCTCTAAGCCAAAAGGCAAAAATCGTCAGTTTGAATTTGGATTGCTCGCCTTGTTTCAAGCGAGAATGTCCGTTGGGGCATACGGATTGTTTGAACAAGCTGACGCCGGATAGGGTACAAAAAGCGGCGGAAGAGCTGGCTCGTTCGGCGTAA
- the guaB gene encoding IMP dehydrogenase — protein sequence MRIVEKAYTFDDVLLVPAHSNVLPRDVKLQTKLTRDITLNLPLLSAAMDTVTEARLAISMAQEGGIGIIHKNMTPELQARAVSKVKRHESGVVKDPVTVAPTALIREVLEMRAQRKRKMSGLPVVENGKVVGIVTNRDLRFENRVDLPVSAIMTPRDRLVTVSEGTSIDEAREIMHAHKVERVLVLNDQDELKGLITVKDILKTTEFPNANKDAEGRLRVGAAVGTGGDTEERVKALVEAGVDVIVVDTAHGHSQGVIDRVRWVKETYPHIQVIGGNIATAKAALDLVAAGADAVKVGIGPGSICTTRIVAGVGVPQLTAIHNVSEALKGTGVPLIADGGIRFSGDIAKALAAGAYSVMLGGMFAGTEEAPGEIELYQGRSYKSYRGMGSLGAMSQGSADRYFQDKTDSTDKYVPEGIEGRVPYKGPIVNIIHQLTGGLRSSMGYLGCANIAEMHEKAEFVEITSAGMSESHVHDVQITKEAPNYHR from the coding sequence ATGCGTATTGTAGAAAAAGCCTATACTTTCGACGACGTTTTGTTGGTTCCAGCGCACTCAAACGTGCTGCCTCGAGATGTCAAACTTCAAACCAAACTCACCCGCGATATCACGCTCAACCTCCCTCTACTTTCTGCTGCAATGGATACCGTTACCGAAGCGCGTCTGGCCATCTCTATGGCTCAAGAAGGCGGCATCGGCATTATCCATAAAAACATGACGCCGGAGTTGCAAGCGCGTGCCGTTTCCAAAGTGAAGCGCCATGAGAGCGGCGTGGTGAAAGATCCCGTTACCGTTGCGCCGACCGCATTGATCCGCGAAGTCTTGGAAATGCGCGCACAACGCAAACGCAAAATGTCCGGTCTGCCTGTTGTAGAAAACGGCAAAGTGGTCGGTATCGTGACCAACCGCGACCTACGTTTTGAAAACCGTGTCGATCTGCCGGTTTCTGCCATCATGACCCCCCGCGACCGTTTGGTTACCGTTTCTGAAGGTACCAGTATCGATGAAGCCCGCGAAATCATGCATGCGCACAAAGTTGAGCGCGTTTTGGTGTTGAACGACCAAGACGAACTCAAAGGTCTGATTACAGTTAAAGATATTCTGAAAACAACTGAGTTCCCTAATGCCAACAAAGATGCCGAAGGCCGTCTGCGCGTCGGTGCCGCGGTGGGTACCGGCGGCGATACCGAAGAGCGCGTCAAAGCATTGGTAGAAGCAGGCGTGGACGTAATTGTGGTCGATACTGCCCACGGTCATAGCCAAGGCGTTATCGATCGCGTGCGCTGGGTCAAAGAAACCTATCCGCACATCCAAGTCATCGGCGGCAACATCGCGACTGCTAAAGCTGCTTTGGATTTAGTCGCTGCCGGTGCGGATGCCGTTAAAGTCGGTATCGGTCCGGGCTCGATTTGTACGACCCGTATCGTGGCAGGCGTGGGCGTGCCTCAACTGACTGCGATTCACAATGTTTCCGAAGCCCTGAAAGGTACAGGCGTTCCCCTGATTGCCGACGGCGGTATCCGCTTCTCCGGCGATATTGCCAAAGCTCTGGCAGCAGGTGCATACAGCGTCATGCTGGGCGGTATGTTTGCCGGTACGGAAGAAGCACCGGGCGAAATCGAACTTTACCAAGGCCGCTCTTACAAGTCTTACCGCGGCATGGGTTCGTTGGGTGCGATGAGCCAAGGTTCAGCCGACCGCTACTTCCAGGACAAAACCGACAGCACAGACAAATATGTTCCTGAAGGCATCGAAGGCCGCGTTCCTTACAAAGGTCCGATTGTGAACATCATCCACCAGCTGACCGGCGGTCTGCGCTCCAGCATGGGTTACTTGGGTTGCGCCAATATTGCTGAAATGCATGAAAAAGCAGAATTTGTGGAAATCACTTCTGCCGGTATGAGCGAATCCCACGTTCACGACGTACAAATCACTAAAGAAGCGCCTAACTACCATCGTTAA
- a CDS encoding DUF4124 domain-containing protein — MKSSVLKTCLTAALLSSAALTGAAEVYTWKGASGNSYSDTPNRLQPKRSGVVNIRTHNVKPAVAPAVAASEPVAEQPNEQVAEQNKQIEERNKKIEEQNRQNKLENCKIAKINRQVAESARLANRDSLIKQYQNDVNKYCN; from the coding sequence ATGAAATCTTCCGTACTCAAAACCTGTCTGACAGCAGCCCTTCTCTCTTCCGCCGCCCTGACCGGCGCGGCCGAGGTTTACACTTGGAAAGGCGCGTCGGGCAACAGCTATTCCGATACGCCAAACCGTCTGCAACCGAAGCGTTCCGGCGTGGTCAACATCCGCACGCACAACGTCAAACCTGCTGTTGCGCCTGCCGTAGCGGCATCTGAGCCGGTTGCCGAGCAGCCCAACGAACAGGTTGCGGAACAAAACAAACAAATCGAAGAGCGCAATAAAAAAATCGAAGAGCAAAACCGACAAAACAAGCTGGAAAACTGCAAAATCGCCAAAATCAACCGCCAAGTCGCCGAAAGCGCACGCTTGGCCAATCGCGACAGCCTGATTAAGCAATACCAAAACGACGTCAATAAATACTGCAATTAA
- a CDS encoding anaerobic C4-dicarboxylate transporter family protein — MFFIQFAIVLLCILIGAQVGGIGLGVLGGIGLAVLSFGFHLQPTSPPIDVMLMIMAVVSAAAAMQASGGLDYMIKIATRVLHRNPKYITFIAPAVTYTFTVLAGTGHVAYSVLPVIAEVSRRNGIRPSRPLTMAVIASQFAIVASPIAAAVVACVTMLEPQHITMADVLKVTVPSTILGIGLACVFVNKLGKELKDDPHYQALLKDPNYVKEYIDVEEQKTDVTISPKAKLSVGIFLTAALLVVVMGALPELRPAFEHDGAIKPMGMAHTIEIVMLSASALIILACKPNGDAITRGSVFHAGMRAVIAVFGVAWLGDTLMNGHLTEVESTVSHLVESAPWTFAFALFVLSVLVNSQGATVATLFPIAIKLGIPAPIIIGTFVAVNGYFFIPNYGPIIAAIDFDTTGSTKIGKFIFNHSFMIPGLLSMAFSLAFGLLLVQLYY, encoded by the coding sequence ATGTTTTTTATCCAGTTTGCTATTGTGCTGCTGTGTATCCTGATTGGTGCGCAGGTTGGCGGTATTGGTTTGGGCGTGCTCGGCGGTATCGGCTTGGCTGTATTGTCTTTTGGTTTCCATCTTCAACCGACCAGCCCGCCGATTGATGTGATGCTGATGATTATGGCGGTAGTGTCTGCCGCGGCGGCCATGCAGGCCAGCGGCGGTTTGGACTATATGATTAAGATTGCCACGCGCGTGTTGCACCGCAATCCGAAATACATCACCTTTATCGCGCCGGCGGTAACTTACACCTTTACCGTCTTGGCAGGTACAGGCCATGTGGCTTACTCGGTCTTGCCTGTGATTGCCGAAGTCAGTCGTCGCAATGGCATCCGTCCTTCCCGTCCGCTGACGATGGCGGTTATCGCTTCCCAATTTGCGATTGTCGCCAGCCCGATTGCCGCCGCCGTTGTTGCCTGCGTTACCATGCTTGAGCCGCAACACATCACGATGGCGGACGTGTTGAAAGTTACCGTTCCGTCCACGATTTTGGGTATCGGTTTGGCTTGCGTGTTTGTAAACAAACTGGGCAAAGAATTGAAAGACGATCCGCATTATCAGGCTTTGCTGAAAGACCCGAACTATGTGAAAGAATACATTGATGTGGAGGAGCAAAAAACCGATGTCACTATTTCGCCGAAAGCCAAATTGTCGGTCGGTATTTTCTTGACTGCGGCATTGCTGGTGGTAGTAATGGGTGCGCTGCCTGAGCTGCGTCCGGCTTTTGAACACGATGGCGCGATCAAGCCTATGGGCATGGCGCATACGATTGAAATTGTGATGTTGTCTGCTTCTGCGCTGATTATTTTGGCGTGTAAACCCAATGGCGATGCGATTACCCGAGGTTCGGTATTCCATGCCGGTATGCGAGCCGTGATTGCGGTGTTTGGCGTGGCTTGGTTGGGCGATACCTTGATGAACGGCCACTTAACAGAAGTGGAATCGACCGTCAGCCATTTGGTTGAATCTGCACCATGGACCTTTGCCTTTGCCCTGTTTGTCTTGTCGGTATTGGTCAATAGTCAAGGCGCGACAGTGGCAACGCTATTTCCAATCGCCATCAAACTGGGTATTCCTGCGCCCATCATTATCGGCACATTTGTTGCGGTAAACGGCTATTTCTTTATACCAAACTACGGTCCGATTATTGCCGCTATCGACTTCGATACAACCGGCTCGACCAAAATCGGCAAATTCATCTTCAACCACAGCTTCATGATTCCGGGCTTATTGAGCATGGCATTTAGTTTGGCGTTCGGTTTGTTGTTGGTTCAACTGTATTATTGA